The following nucleotide sequence is from Bacteroidota bacterium.
AAAGGAAGCACTTTCACCGGAATAAAAAAGTTTATCGCAAACGGTCTCCATCGTTTTTCCATCAATTACTACCAATCTTTTTAAAGCGGGCCAATTATCAGCAATCCTGTAATAATCCTGAACAAAATAATTCCAACCCTCCGATTGAAATGTATACGCATCACCTTTTACACATTTACCTGCATATAAAGTATCGTAATTAGGATATTCGGTATATGGAAAAGATCCGGTTTCAATTTTTTTCCAAATAATCGGTTTAACTTTTCCATGTACAAAGGGATTTTCTTTTCCAATATGAGCAAATGAACTTGTGAAATACTCATCAAAACCCTTTAAGTCTTTTTGGTTTAATTCAAATCCGATCATATAATCATATTGAGAATATGGCCAGTCGCCACCATAAATATTAAGGCAAGCAACAACTTTCAGTTCCTTCACTACAAATACATGGAAAGAATTGGTGGCATAATCATAAACAAATAGTTTATCTGTTTCCGAAACATTCGTCTCCCGGAGAAATCGTTTTCTGTACGCCGAATCCAAAATGATATAATTAAAATTGGAGGCACTCTCCACTTCCATATCACTTAAATCAGGTGTGGCAAGAGAATCCGCATTTTCACTTAAAGGATAAATTTCTGACAGTGAGATAAATGCAATGCTGTGTGTGGAGTCTACTTCATAAGATCTCAGATCAAATATTTGCAAATCTTGTGCTGATGCAATTGCCAAACCCTTGTATAAAATTAAAAGAAGTAGAAAAAATAATTTGTTCATATCAGGTCATAATGGTTTCATATAACAAATTAAAAATTTTCCATAAAATTACACTATATTTAACGCGTTTTAAATGAACAGATATGTTTTATTTACAGATTATGCCCATGTTCAGTTGGAAAGAGTTAATGTTGGGAGCAGAAAATTGGTCTTTTCTGCTTGAAACAATTCTGCGCACATTCATAATGTTTATTGTGATATTGATCAGTCTCCGTATATTGGGCAAACGCGGAGTTAAACAATTATCCATATTTGAACTGGTAGTAATTATCAGCCTGGGATCTGCAGCAGGAGATCCAATGTTTTATAAAGATGTTGGAATATTACCGGCTTTAATTGTATTTACAATTGTAGTTGTACTATACAGTTTTATAACCTACCTAATTGGGAGAAATCCAAAGTTTGAAAAAATAATGGAAGGAAAACCTATTTGCCTGATTAAAAATGGTGTATTTATAGTGGAGAATTTTTCAAAAGAAGCGTTGGGTGCCGATGAATTTTTTGCTGAGCTGCGTATGCAGGGTGTTTCACAGTTAGGGCAAATTGAAGAAGCGATCTTGGAAAGTTCGGGTAATATCAGCATATTTTATTTTCCTGACGAAGAAGTAAAATATGGACTACCCATTATGCCTGATTCCCTGGAATCCTCTACTGAAGTAATTATTGACACTGATCATTATGCATGTATCTTTTGTGGTTACACTGAAAAATTAAAACCTTCCACCAGATATATTTGTCCTGAGTGTAATAAATCCAAATGTGTAAAGGCGAGTAATAAAAAACGTATTAGGTAAAATATTTTATATAAGATCTGCCCCGTTTCATCAACGGAACAGACCCATATACTTGATGTGAAATATTATTAGAGAATTATTATTGAGGCAATTTTTTAACGTTTTTTCTTGCTCACATCATTTTTCTTTTTATTCTTATTTTTATTTATCGGCACAACTTCTGTTTCCTTATTATAGTCTACCCAACTTAAAATACCATCTTCCGGTAGATTGGATTTGTCGATTAAAGTTTTTCGTTCCTTGCTCAATTTTTTATTATCGTGCTGAACGGTTTTATCTGTGCGTTTTGTACCAACAGCTTCCTCATTTAATAAACCATTTGTATCCCTGATATGTTGAATCGGGTCTTCAATAATTTGCCATTCCTCTTGCATAAGCGGACTTTTTCCTTCATTCCACCCACCTTTGAAATCCTCACCCTTCGACATATTAAAATACTTGTTGCTGAATTTAGGATCACTCTGTAAAATCCCTGGAGGGAAATTGGGTTGTATGCTGTCTAATGCAGCCTGAAACATTTGAAAATGCGCAACTTCTCTTGTCATTAAAAATCGCAATGATTCCTTTACCAAAACATCATCGGTAAATTTCATAAGATTCTCATACACAAGTTTAGCAGTACTTTCCGCGGCGATATTTAAACGCATATCAACAGTAAGATCACCCATTCCC
It contains:
- a CDS encoding manganese catalase family protein; the encoded protein is MFHHVKELQFNARVSKPDPRFARLLLEQFGGPNGELKAAMQYFVQAFGCRKPHPDVYDMLMDIATEEFSHLEIVGATIQMLLTGVNGELKNAADESDLSKLLDGKPAKENYIHDALVNPHFFLVSGGSPTLTDSAGNPWNATYIMGMGDLTVDMRLNIAAESTAKLVYENLMKFTDDVLVKESLRFLMTREVAHFQMFQAALDSIQPNFPPGILQSDPKFSNKYFNMSKGEDFKGGWNEGKSPLMQEEWQIIEDPIQHIRDTNGLLNEEAVGTKRTDKTVQHDNKKLSKERKTLIDKSNLPEDGILSWVDYNKETEVVPINKNKNKKKNDVSKKKR
- a CDS encoding oxidoreductase, translated to MNKLFFLLLLILYKGLAIASAQDLQIFDLRSYEVDSTHSIAFISLSEIYPLSENADSLATPDLSDMEVESASNFNYIILDSAYRKRFLRETNVSETDKLFVYDYATNSFHVFVVKELKVVACLNIYGGDWPYSQYDYMIGFELNQKDLKGFDEYFTSSFAHIGKENPFVHGKVKPIIWKKIETGSFPYTEYPNYDTLYAGKCVKGDAYTFQSEGWNYFVQDYYRIADNWPALKRLVVIDGKTMETVCDKLFYSGESASFAPLEEQWTGKLFKNRSPVIFGFHYFTFGCPSITFLNTDESEVYINCDNRH
- a CDS encoding DUF421 domain-containing protein — its product is MFYLQIMPMFSWKELMLGAENWSFLLETILRTFIMFIVILISLRILGKRGVKQLSIFELVVIISLGSAAGDPMFYKDVGILPALIVFTIVVVLYSFITYLIGRNPKFEKIMEGKPICLIKNGVFIVENFSKEALGADEFFAELRMQGVSQLGQIEEAILESSGNISIFYFPDEEVKYGLPIMPDSLESSTEVIIDTDHYACIFCGYTEKLKPSTRYICPECNKSKCVKASNKKRIR